In Macrobrachium nipponense isolate FS-2020 chromosome 41, ASM1510439v2, whole genome shotgun sequence, the following proteins share a genomic window:
- the LOC135212812 gene encoding interaptin-like, with product MEKETLHRDLQQREDSRLEMQVRITELNEDLQSLRKENRTKEKTIESLKKESEQKTSKISDLEDELQVLVAEKQMAQENVKQLHKCKAELVEKKEELEKLKEENLQKDRELLRLENECTLKQMEVIRLQKASQTVVAENPTANGKLNEIRRRKVQLEFELAEAKEELETKSFEKMEAILETRKPPGGDLGQGHEDQRLGN from the coding sequence ATGGAGAAGGAGACGTTGCATCGAGATCTACAGCAAAGAGAAGATAGCAGGCTAGAAATGCAAGTCAGGATAACCGAGCTAAATGAGGACTTGCAAAGCCTTCGCAAAGAGAACAGAACGAAAGAGAAGACCATTGAAAGTCTGAAGAAGGAAAGCGAGCAGAAGACCTCCAAGATCAGCGACTTAGAGGACGAGTTACAAGTCCTTGTCGCTGAGAAACAGATGGCCCAAGAAAATGTGAAACAGCTCCACAAATGTAAAGCCGAATTAGTTGAGAAAAAGGAGGAACTGGAAAAGCTGAAAGAGGAGAACTTGCAGAAAGATAGAGAGCTCCTCCGACTGGAAAATGAGTGCACCCTCAAGCAAATGGAAGTCATCCGTTTGCAGAAAGCATCTCAAACTGTTGTAGCAGAAAACCCGACGGCAAATGGAAAGctgaatgaaataagaagaaggaaagTTCAACTTGAATTTGAATTGGCTGAAGCGAAGGAGGAATTAGAGACGAAGAGTTTTGAAAAGATGGAGGCAATCTTGGAAACTCGAAAGCCTCCAGGAGGAGACCTTGGCCAAGGACACGAAGATCAGAGGCTTGGAAACTAA